A DNA window from Agarivorans sp. TSD2052 contains the following coding sequences:
- a CDS encoding DNA alkylation repair protein: protein MEPMLMKNGLAEPALKRIADGLLAVYPQFNAEQFMALALKGIDELELKQRVTHIIEVLQQTLPNDFAQTAALLRKLPAHWDRGDPKDSLRGFAIWPVTDYVAIAGIEDPQIALPVLAGLTPLFSAEFAIRPFIEKHPDLTWAQLHAWLSHEDEHVRRLVSEGCRPRLPWGAQLKGLIADPALIIPLLDQLKDDDSLYVRRSVANNLNDISKDHPELVLSLCQAWQHNGSVERSWVIKHATRSLVKQGHPLTFPLLGYTAKPQLELEEFALLNHQVTMGESLSFALAIRAKQPNQKFVLDYAVHFMKANGKTSAKVFKLKNLSLDKDEMFAMEKSHSFKVISTRKYYPGEHFVALHVNGQEIARLAFNLSL from the coding sequence ATGGAACCCATGTTAATGAAGAATGGTTTGGCTGAGCCGGCATTAAAACGCATCGCTGATGGTTTGTTAGCAGTCTATCCACAGTTTAATGCCGAGCAGTTTATGGCGCTGGCGCTAAAGGGCATTGATGAGCTAGAGCTTAAGCAGCGTGTTACCCACATTATTGAGGTGCTGCAGCAAACGCTACCTAATGACTTTGCGCAAACTGCTGCGCTATTACGTAAGTTGCCTGCTCATTGGGATCGTGGCGACCCCAAAGATAGTCTACGTGGCTTTGCCATTTGGCCTGTGACCGATTATGTGGCGATCGCCGGGATAGAAGATCCTCAAATAGCCTTGCCGGTGTTGGCAGGTCTTACCCCTTTGTTTAGTGCCGAATTCGCCATTCGACCGTTTATTGAAAAACATCCAGACCTCACTTGGGCGCAATTACATGCTTGGTTAAGCCATGAAGATGAGCACGTGCGGCGCTTAGTTAGCGAAGGATGCCGCCCTCGCTTGCCCTGGGGCGCACAGTTAAAGGGTCTCATCGCCGATCCGGCGCTGATTATTCCTTTATTAGATCAGCTAAAAGACGATGATAGCCTTTATGTACGACGTTCGGTGGCGAATAACCTCAATGATATTAGTAAAGATCATCCAGAGTTGGTATTAAGCCTTTGCCAAGCTTGGCAGCACAATGGCAGCGTCGAACGAAGCTGGGTGATTAAACATGCTACGCGTAGTTTAGTTAAACAAGGTCACCCCTTAACTTTTCCGCTGCTCGGCTATACGGCCAAGCCGCAATTAGAGCTTGAAGAGTTTGCCTTGCTTAATCATCAAGTGACAATGGGGGAGTCACTCAGCTTCGCCTTGGCGATTCGGGCTAAGCAGCCCAATCAAAAATTTGTATTAGATTATGCCGTACATTTTATGAAGGCGAATGGCAAAACCTCCGCTAAAGTATTTAAGCTGAAGAACTTAAGTTTAGATAAAGATGAAATGTTTGCGATGGAGAAAAGCCACTCTTTTAAAGTCATTTCTACTCGCAAATATTATCCTGGTGAACACTTTGTCGCCTTGCATGTTAATGGCCAAGAAATCGCCCGCTTAGCGTTTAATTTAAGCCTTTAA
- a CDS encoding sensor domain-containing diguanylate cyclase, with protein MPIYSLWHDKRKFVVVLSLLLLCAFWLTSWLSYQVAHNSLSEQIETNHLPLTSDTIYSEIQRDLSRPIFISSLMAQDTFVRDWAIQDNETAEPIVRYLTAIQQRYQTVTAFFVSSKSSRYYHPDGIIKTLSKNNLDDAWFFRVSQLPPAQDYEINIDYDTADANRITVFVNYKVYDFDGKLIGVTGVGLNVESVKEMISLYQQRYQRSVYFIDATGNLALSDNNFQGPRNIHQREGLAEQVDLLLSSHNGRYHFMEQGKMHFLNARYIPEFDWYLMVEQEDAPATQQLQQTLILNLVISIAVTLGMLLVANFTLGRYQRRLETLASTDKLTGAFNRQSFEGQLEQVIDIQHRASSPCSLIIFDVDHFKHINDKFGHLVGDKALIKVTEIAEKNIRQSDIVCRWGGEEFVILLPNCDALAALEVAEKIRIAINNDQQTIDGHQVNLSISCGIAQIKTHEVLASLMINRADQAMYQAKQNGRNRSVVAD; from the coding sequence GTGCCCATTTACAGTCTATGGCACGATAAACGTAAGTTTGTGGTGGTGCTGTCGCTATTGTTGTTATGTGCTTTTTGGCTAACCTCATGGTTAAGTTATCAAGTCGCCCATAACTCTTTGAGCGAACAGATTGAAACCAATCATTTGCCATTGACCAGTGATACAATTTATTCAGAAATTCAACGCGACTTATCACGGCCCATTTTTATTTCTTCGCTAATGGCGCAAGATACCTTTGTTCGTGACTGGGCCATTCAAGACAACGAGACAGCCGAACCCATTGTTCGTTACCTCACTGCTATTCAACAACGTTATCAAACCGTTACTGCCTTTTTTGTTTCAAGTAAATCATCTCGCTACTATCACCCTGACGGCATCATAAAAACACTATCAAAAAATAACTTAGATGACGCTTGGTTTTTCCGCGTCAGTCAGCTGCCTCCCGCCCAAGACTATGAAATCAACATTGACTATGACACTGCCGATGCAAACCGTATTACGGTATTTGTAAACTACAAAGTGTACGATTTTGATGGAAAGCTGATTGGTGTAACGGGTGTTGGTCTAAACGTAGAATCCGTTAAAGAAATGATTAGCCTTTATCAACAGCGCTATCAGCGTAGCGTTTACTTCATTGATGCCACAGGCAATTTAGCCCTCAGTGATAACAATTTCCAAGGGCCCCGAAATATTCATCAACGCGAAGGCTTGGCCGAGCAAGTTGATTTATTGCTGAGTAGCCACAATGGCCGTTATCACTTTATGGAACAGGGAAAAATGCACTTTTTGAACGCTCGTTATATTCCAGAGTTTGACTGGTATTTGATGGTTGAACAGGAAGATGCTCCCGCTACCCAACAACTTCAGCAAACCTTAATACTCAATTTAGTGATCAGCATTGCTGTGACCTTAGGCATGCTACTTGTGGCCAACTTTACTTTGGGGCGCTACCAGCGTCGCCTAGAGACATTAGCCTCTACCGACAAACTAACTGGCGCCTTTAATCGGCAGAGTTTTGAAGGACAACTTGAGCAGGTGATAGACATACAACACCGAGCCAGTAGTCCCTGTTCGCTGATAATTTTTGATGTCGACCACTTTAAGCATATCAACGACAAATTTGGCCACTTAGTTGGAGATAAGGCGTTAATAAAAGTGACTGAGATTGCCGAAAAAAATATCCGCCAATCGGATATTGTATGTCGCTGGGGAGGGGAAGAGTTCGTTATACTCTTGCCTAACTGTGATGCCTTAGCAGCCTTAGAGGTCGCTGAAAAAATCCGTATAGCCATTAACAATGATCAACAAACTATCGATGGTCATCAAGTCAATTTGAGCATCAGCTGTGGTATTGCGCAAATCAAAACCCATGAAGTCCTCGCCAGTTTAATGATTAACCGCGCAGATCAAGCCATGTATCAAGCCAAGCAAAATGGTCGCAACCGCAGCGTGGTTGCAGATTAA
- the tcdA gene encoding tRNA cyclic N6-threonylcarbamoyladenosine(37) synthase TcdA, translating to MSQFEQRFGGIARLYGTAALATFQQSHVCVIGIGGVGSWAAEALARSGIGRITLIDLDDICTTNTNRQIHATRNTIGQSKTEVMRERILQINPECDCIEIEDFVTKDNLSEYITKDFDYVIDAIDSVKAKSALIAYCKRNKIKLVTVGGAGGQIDPTQIKITDLAKTIQDPLAAKVRNELRRFYNFSKNPKRKFGVDCVYSTEQLIYPSSDGTTCMAKPDAGGSMRMDCSSGFGAVTHLTASFAFAAVSRVLKKLACL from the coding sequence ATGTCTCAATTTGAACAGCGCTTTGGTGGCATCGCCCGCTTATACGGTACAGCCGCACTGGCAACATTCCAACAATCTCACGTTTGTGTCATTGGCATCGGCGGAGTGGGTTCGTGGGCAGCAGAAGCTTTGGCCAGAAGCGGTATTGGCCGAATCACTTTGATTGATTTAGATGACATTTGTACCACCAACACTAATCGTCAGATCCATGCTACACGCAATACTATCGGCCAATCTAAAACTGAAGTAATGCGCGAGCGCATTCTACAAATCAATCCAGAATGTGATTGCATCGAGATTGAAGACTTCGTCACCAAAGATAATCTGAGTGAATACATCACTAAGGATTTTGACTACGTGATTGATGCCATTGATAGCGTCAAAGCCAAATCTGCGTTAATTGCCTACTGTAAACGCAACAAAATTAAGTTGGTGACGGTAGGCGGCGCTGGTGGACAAATTGACCCTACTCAGATAAAAATCACTGATTTAGCCAAAACCATTCAAGACCCATTAGCCGCCAAAGTGCGTAATGAGCTGCGGCGTTTTTATAACTTTAGCAAAAACCCTAAACGTAAATTTGGCGTGGATTGCGTTTATTCTACCGAGCAACTGATATATCCCAGCAGTGACGGCACCACTTGCATGGCAAAACCCGATGCTGGAGGCAGCATGCGTATGGATTGCAGTAGCGGTTTTGGCGCCGTGACTCACCTTACCGCTAGTTTTGCATTTGCCGCGGTATCTCGAGTGTTGAAAAAATTGGCCTGTTTATAA
- a CDS encoding DUF4136 domain-containing protein, with translation MYRFFIIACVASLTVACTVKPATDYNVDQDFSQYQDFAFSPMPEGAVVSIDAQRIERELTSQLQMKHLQAVTIEQADLLVDYRVDTATELESYGGSFSVGVGRKHGAIGMSSPDRYKERKYGKLVVEFLDPKTTSIVWRSISQSQLRETMGPESRAKFISEQIALMLANYPPSAQ, from the coding sequence ATGTATCGTTTTTTTATTATCGCCTGTGTGGCGAGTTTAACGGTGGCTTGTACGGTTAAACCCGCCACTGATTACAATGTTGATCAAGATTTCTCCCAGTATCAAGATTTTGCCTTCTCACCCATGCCCGAAGGGGCGGTGGTTAGCATTGACGCTCAACGAATTGAGCGAGAGTTAACTAGCCAGTTGCAGATGAAACATTTGCAGGCTGTGACTATCGAACAAGCAGATTTATTGGTTGATTACCGCGTTGATACAGCAACCGAGTTAGAGTCTTACGGTGGTTCTTTTTCGGTAGGTGTAGGGCGTAAGCATGGGGCGATAGGGATGAGTTCACCCGATCGTTACAAAGAACGTAAATACGGTAAATTAGTGGTCGAGTTTCTAGACCCAAAGACCACATCAATAGTTTGGCGGTCTATCTCGCAAAGCCAACTACGTGAAACCATGGGGCCAGAGAGTCGTGCTAAATTCATTAGTGAGCAAATCGCTTTGATGTTAGCTAACTACCCACCTAGCGCGCAATAG
- a CDS encoding methyl-accepting chemotaxis protein yields MSWDKSSLRFKILSVLIASLILLMAVAIYTAVQLRETAHKFDKLTHTEVHLEEVTLLSHIAFKTQIQEWKNVLLRGHDANQNKKYWGRFQEQQQQVQQMVTTLVSELQASDYPELANIASSFLASHKTMGTAYAKGKAAYEAAGFDYRVGDKAVAGIDRAPSKSMQALSEQLAAITAKRFAENNTQATAVSNISFIIIGISGVLVIFVSFIFMERQCIKPINSLVEDIDVLANGKLNITVNLKRGDELGRLADATRKLQQFLLTTVADLSQSGEQLHSSSGMLNSMSEDLAKGTHQQRESSDLVATAIQEMSHSANEVSQTAANTADTTHNTDLTAHNGAEAMKQVINTINTQVSDISHAGEVVKDLATDTNNVGAVLDVIKGIAEQTNLLALNAAIEAARAGEQGRGFAVVADEVRTLAQKTQQSTSEIQNILEKIQGGANNAVTAMEQSQNRTDEVVQQVETAENLISEIVTSIGSINEMNLHIASAAKEQTTVAGEIATLIERIADVAAQNSQQVDESNQISEQLNALADDFNTQLKRFVY; encoded by the coding sequence ATGTCTTGGGATAAATCCAGCCTACGCTTTAAAATTCTGTCGGTACTGATCGCATCGCTAATATTATTAATGGCTGTCGCCATTTACACTGCCGTTCAATTACGAGAAACCGCGCATAAATTTGATAAACTCACTCATACCGAAGTGCATCTAGAAGAAGTCACCCTGCTTTCTCACATTGCCTTTAAAACACAGATTCAAGAGTGGAAGAACGTATTACTGCGCGGCCATGATGCTAATCAAAATAAAAAATACTGGGGACGCTTTCAAGAGCAACAGCAACAAGTACAACAGATGGTCACGACCTTGGTGAGCGAACTACAAGCGTCAGACTATCCAGAGTTAGCCAATATCGCTAGCAGTTTTCTGGCATCTCACAAAACCATGGGCACAGCGTATGCAAAAGGCAAAGCCGCATACGAAGCTGCAGGTTTCGATTATAGAGTGGGTGATAAAGCGGTGGCAGGCATTGACCGAGCGCCATCGAAATCAATGCAAGCCTTAAGTGAGCAACTAGCTGCAATCACTGCCAAGCGTTTTGCTGAAAACAATACGCAGGCCACAGCGGTCAGTAATATTAGCTTTATCATCATTGGTATTAGCGGTGTATTGGTTATTTTTGTCAGTTTTATTTTCATGGAACGTCAATGTATTAAACCGATTAACTCTCTGGTAGAAGACATCGACGTATTAGCCAATGGCAAGCTAAACATCACGGTAAACCTAAAGCGCGGCGATGAGCTAGGAAGACTGGCAGACGCAACCCGTAAACTGCAGCAATTTTTGCTTACCACGGTTGCCGATTTAAGCCAATCAGGAGAGCAGCTACACAGCTCTTCTGGCATGTTAAACAGCATGTCTGAAGACTTAGCTAAAGGTACTCATCAACAACGTGAAAGCTCAGATCTGGTGGCAACTGCCATTCAAGAAATGTCACACTCTGCCAATGAAGTGTCCCAAACGGCTGCCAATACCGCCGATACCACTCATAATACCGATCTCACCGCCCATAATGGCGCAGAAGCAATGAAACAGGTAATCAACACTATAAATACCCAAGTATCAGATATCAGCCACGCCGGTGAAGTGGTAAAAGATTTGGCCACTGATACCAATAATGTGGGTGCTGTCTTAGATGTGATTAAGGGGATTGCCGAACAAACCAATCTACTGGCACTCAATGCCGCTATTGAAGCGGCCCGCGCTGGAGAGCAAGGCAGAGGCTTTGCGGTGGTGGCCGATGAGGTCAGAACACTGGCGCAAAAAACTCAACAAAGCACCAGTGAAATTCAAAATATTTTGGAGAAAATACAAGGGGGCGCTAATAACGCAGTGACCGCTATGGAGCAAAGCCAAAACCGTACTGATGAGGTGGTGCAACAGGTGGAAACCGCTGAAAATCTAATCTCGGAGATTGTCACCTCTATTGGTAGTATCAACGAGATGAATTTACACATTGCGTCTGCCGCTAAAGAGCAAACCACCGTCGCAGGAGAGATAGCCACCCTGATTGAGCGGATTGCCGATGTGGCTGCCCAAAATTCTCAGCAAGTGGATGAATCAAATCAAATTAGCGAGCAACTAAATGCCCTCGCCGATGACTTTAATACACAACTCAAACGCTTCGTTTATTAA
- the fghA gene encoding S-formylglutathione hydrolase yields MHDIELISANKSFGGWHKRYSHRASSLNGLAQFAIFLPPQASAKQPVPVLYWLSGLTCNDENFMQKAGVQRMAAELGIAIVAPDTSPRGDDVTDDEAYDLGQGAGFYLNASQAPWNQHYHMYDYIVSELPALIESRFPVSSKRAIAGHSMGGHGALTIALRNPERFSSVSAFSPICNPSAVPWGQKAFTAYLGSDQQHWAQYDASLLMREATQFVPALVDQGEADQFLAEQLKPEALTTAAKQSAYPLSLNMHTGYDHSYFFIASFIESHLQFHAKHLA; encoded by the coding sequence ATGCATGACATTGAACTTATCAGCGCCAACAAAAGCTTTGGTGGCTGGCATAAACGCTACAGCCACCGTGCGAGCAGTTTAAATGGGCTAGCTCAATTTGCGATTTTTTTGCCACCACAGGCTAGTGCTAAGCAACCAGTACCGGTGCTGTACTGGTTATCGGGGCTAACCTGTAACGACGAAAACTTTATGCAGAAAGCTGGCGTACAACGTATGGCTGCCGAGCTAGGCATTGCCATTGTAGCGCCCGATACAAGCCCTCGCGGTGACGATGTAACCGATGATGAGGCTTACGACTTAGGCCAAGGTGCGGGATTTTACCTAAACGCCAGCCAAGCCCCATGGAACCAGCATTACCACATGTATGACTACATTGTGAGTGAACTGCCAGCATTAATTGAGTCACGCTTTCCAGTAAGCAGTAAACGCGCTATTGCTGGCCACTCGATGGGCGGTCACGGAGCCTTAACCATTGCGTTGCGTAACCCCGAGCGTTTTAGTTCAGTATCAGCGTTTAGCCCTATCTGTAACCCTAGTGCCGTGCCGTGGGGCCAAAAAGCCTTTACCGCTTACTTAGGAAGTGACCAGCAACACTGGGCACAATACGACGCCAGTTTGCTAATGCGCGAAGCAACCCAGTTTGTCCCTGCATTGGTTGACCAAGGAGAGGCTGATCAGTTTTTAGCTGAGCAGCTAAAACCCGAAGCATTAACGACAGCGGCCAAGCAAAGCGCTTACCCTTTAAGCCTAAATATGCATACCGGTTACGACCATAGCTACTTTTTTATCGCCAGCTTTATTGAGTCTCACCTGCAGTTTCACGCCAAACACTTGGCGTGA
- a CDS encoding S-(hydroxymethyl)glutathione dehydrogenase/class III alcohol dehydrogenase, with protein MTAQTIKSKAAVAWAAGQPLKMEIVDVAPPKAGEVRVKIVASGVCHTDAFTLSGDDPEGIFPAILGHEGGGIVESIGEGVTSVKVGDHVIPLYTPECGECKFCLSGKTNLCQKIRETQGKGLMPDGTTRFSIDGQPIFHYMGCSTFSEYTVLPEISLAKINQEAPLEEVCLLGCGVTTGMGAVANTANVQPGDTVAVFGLGGIGLSAIIGAQMAKAGRIIAIDINESKFELAQKLGATDCVNPKNFDKPIQEVIVEMTDGGVDFSFECVGNVHLMRSALECCHKGWGESVIIGVAGAGQEISTRPFQLVTGRVWRGSAFGGVKGRSELPEYVERYMAGEFKLDDFITHTMALDKVNEAFELMHQGKSIRSVIHFDK; from the coding sequence ATGACTGCCCAAACCATCAAATCAAAAGCGGCTGTAGCATGGGCTGCAGGCCAACCATTAAAAATGGAAATTGTCGATGTGGCACCGCCTAAAGCAGGCGAAGTAAGAGTGAAAATTGTTGCCTCAGGAGTCTGCCACACTGATGCATTTACCTTATCGGGCGATGATCCGGAAGGGATCTTTCCCGCTATTTTGGGTCACGAAGGTGGCGGCATTGTAGAATCAATTGGCGAAGGTGTTACTAGCGTTAAAGTGGGTGACCACGTTATTCCCTTGTACACCCCAGAATGTGGCGAGTGTAAGTTTTGCTTATCGGGTAAAACCAACCTTTGCCAAAAGATCCGCGAAACCCAAGGCAAGGGTTTAATGCCCGACGGCACCACCCGCTTTTCGATTGATGGACAGCCTATTTTTCACTACATGGGTTGCTCAACATTTAGTGAATACACGGTACTACCAGAAATATCACTCGCCAAAATCAACCAAGAGGCGCCACTAGAAGAAGTCTGTTTGTTAGGTTGCGGCGTCACCACCGGCATGGGCGCTGTCGCCAATACCGCCAATGTTCAACCCGGCGATACCGTCGCAGTATTTGGTCTGGGTGGCATTGGTTTGTCTGCCATTATCGGCGCACAAATGGCCAAAGCAGGCCGCATAATTGCAATCGATATTAACGAATCTAAATTTGAATTGGCCCAAAAGCTCGGTGCGACCGATTGCGTTAATCCAAAAAACTTCGACAAGCCTATTCAGGAAGTGATTGTAGAGATGACCGACGGCGGCGTGGACTTTTCGTTTGAATGTGTGGGTAACGTTCATTTAATGCGTAGCGCGTTAGAGTGCTGTCATAAAGGTTGGGGCGAGTCGGTGATTATTGGCGTAGCCGGCGCTGGCCAGGAAATCTCCACCCGACCTTTCCAATTAGTCACGGGGCGCGTATGGAGAGGTTCTGCATTTGGTGGGGTTAAAGGTCGCTCTGAGTTACCTGAATACGTAGAACGCTACATGGCAGGTGAATTTAAGCTAGACGACTTCATTACCCACACCATGGCCTTAGATAAGGTCAATGAAGCCTTTGAATTAATGCATCAAGGTAAGAGTATTCGCAGTGTTATTCATTTCGACAAATAG
- a CDS encoding acyltransferase yields MSAKQTTRPSLFYIECLRFIAAIAVVSIHVLGPYRDLVPDLAWHEWLPAVSLNAISRWAVPVFIMISGALLMSDQRPFNVSHYLPRRLAKVLLPFLAWTVIYAFIGGYQQGIWSWDVTANLLENAPNEHTWYHLWFFYDFIPLYFVIPLLAPLLYKMEKQRILLLLAAWLVLTLMHWLKVETPLRQNIILYSGYLVMGWYLFNHDQTPYLKFWLATGVATLAFNVFGSAFYIWQQGEYSSVFMGYKSLNTAVIAMSLFVLAKAYAERIPDGLRPLIKTISKYSFGIYLVHPLFLIPVRNPDYGIYQWFGHSSIALLVITAVALALAFAVSWLLTRWSATRWLVP; encoded by the coding sequence ATGAGTGCTAAGCAAACCACCAGACCCTCCTTATTTTATATTGAATGTTTGCGCTTTATTGCTGCCATTGCGGTGGTGAGTATTCACGTGCTAGGGCCTTATCGCGATTTAGTGCCTGATTTGGCTTGGCACGAATGGCTGCCAGCAGTCTCTCTTAATGCGATTAGTCGTTGGGCTGTACCGGTGTTCATTATGATTAGTGGTGCATTGCTGATGTCGGACCAACGGCCATTTAATGTAAGCCATTATTTGCCGAGAAGGTTAGCAAAAGTATTACTCCCATTTTTAGCTTGGACCGTTATCTATGCGTTTATCGGCGGTTACCAACAAGGCATTTGGTCCTGGGATGTTACTGCCAATCTATTGGAAAATGCGCCTAACGAACACACGTGGTACCACTTGTGGTTTTTCTATGATTTCATTCCGCTGTATTTTGTCATTCCATTGCTCGCGCCTTTGCTCTATAAGATGGAAAAACAGCGCATATTATTGTTGTTAGCGGCCTGGTTAGTTCTCACCTTAATGCATTGGCTAAAGGTAGAAACCCCCTTACGTCAGAATATTATCTTGTATAGCGGTTATTTGGTTATGGGGTGGTATTTGTTTAACCATGATCAAACACCTTATTTGAAGTTTTGGTTAGCGACGGGTGTGGCTACACTGGCTTTTAATGTGTTTGGCAGTGCTTTTTACATTTGGCAGCAAGGTGAATACAGCAGCGTATTTATGGGTTATAAAAGTCTTAATACGGCGGTAATTGCCATGAGCCTATTTGTATTGGCTAAGGCTTATGCTGAACGTATACCTGATGGCTTGAGGCCGCTAATTAAAACCATATCAAAATACAGCTTTGGTATTTATTTAGTTCATCCGTTATTCCTCATTCCGGTGCGAAATCCAGATTACGGTATCTACCAATGGTTTGGCCATTCGAGCATTGCTTTGCTGGTAATAACAGCAGTGGCCTTAGCCTTGGCTTTTGCCGTTAGTTGGCTGTTAACTCGTTGGTCGGCCACTCGCTGGTTGGTGCCTTAA